In a single window of the Dehalococcoidales bacterium genome:
- a CDS encoding helix-turn-helix transcriptional regulator, with product MKELSEKVKALRKKREWAQEDLAREMGVSLSTIQRWEKRGGNPTRLARRELKKLLVAAGIKMEE from the coding sequence ATGAAAGAGCTAAGTGAAAAGGTAAAAGCTTTGAGGAAGAAAAGGGAATGGGCGCAGGAGGACCTGGCGCGGGAGATGGGCGTCAGCCTCTCTACCATACAGCGGTGGGAAAAGCGGGGCGGCAACCCTACCCGGCTGGCGCGGCGGGAACTGAAAAAACTTCTGGTGGCCGCCGGCATCAAGATGGAAGAATAG